The DNA region TAACAGAAAATTATTACCCCATCTATCCTGGAGAACTAAGGATCACTCCAACAGTTGATGATATAGTAATAGAAACAGAAAAGGATGACGTATACACTACTGTCGCATTTGCATCCCTATTAACCACAAGAGACGATTATGGAAATGAAGTATTTGCAGGCGTGCGTCTTGCAGAGGCACCTGAAGCAGCAAGTGTGGATAGTGTTGTAGGAACTGGAAGAGCTCAATTTGCACCTGTTGTTTGTCAATCATTTGAAATGCCAACAAAACAAAAGATGGATGATGTTGAAGGTATAGGTACTACAGATGTTATATATGGGTTTGGTTCAATCAAACAAACCTTTAAAGCAGATTTGATAACATCTAAAAATACTATATTGATATCAAAAAGACTTTTCTATATCTCAGATACAACAGGGGATGAAGTTGAACCTGGTTTTGATGCAGGGGAAATGGTAAATGCACCTAAAATTCTATCAGGATTTATGGCAATTACAGATCCTCAAGATGAAACTATTATTCTAGGGTTCTATAAATTTGAACAAGTAATGATAAGTCCCGATACTCCTGGAATTAAACAGGGAAAAGCTGGAGATCTAAAATTAGAAGCAACTATCGGAGCAAAACCAAGACTCTTAACTCCACAAGTAGAGGGATCTACAAAGAGTAGAACAAGAATGACAATGACACCTAAATCCGCATCTGCAGGAGCTGCAATCACAAATCTAACTGCAGTTTTAGAAGATGGTGAAGGTAATTTAATCAGTGGAAAATCTATTACTTTCATTGTAGATGGAGTTAGTGCTGGAACAGCTACTACAAACAGTTCAGGCATAGCAACACTCGCAACATACACACCATCACCTGCATTAACTGCAGATAGTTATACACTTATAGCTGAATTTTTAGGAGATACTGCATATGCACCTTCTAATGATTCAAGCGTATTGGTGTTAAGTTAAAATACCTTATTTTTTTTAAATAAATTATTTCTTTTTTCGGACTGTACTCAGTAAAAGCCTATTTGGATGTTCAAATCATCCCAGTCCGTATCTAAAATATTTTTGGAGGCTTTAAAATTATGTTACCAAATTATTATCCAACATCAACAATCAAAGTAAATGGTAAAGAAATTGAAATTGAACCATATCGTGTAATTGAAATAAGAGATTATATCACACCTTTAGATAAAATTACAGCTAAATTATCCGGAATAATATCTAAATTAGAATATTATACTGGGGCCACTATTGACGATCCATCACTTCCTATTGTACCTACGAAAGATTTATCATTAGAAGACATTGATAAAATGGCTGAATTAGGAGAGGAAGCTGTTGATCTAAAGTTACAGGCAATGGAATTAAGTTATAAAGTAGCACAATTAGGACTTAAACGTGCATTATACAAAGAAGCTTATACTAAAGTTGGTAAGGAATTGGATGAATTTAAGGATATTGGGGTCACAGAATCCCAAACCCAAATTGTTACAAGACTTATGATGAAACTTGCAAATCAGGACATGCCCATGGTCGCTGATACAAAAAATCGGTTGAAGGACAAAAGGGAAAAAAAGAGATCTGGGAAATAATTGAAGGATGGGCATTAATTATAAGTCGAGAATTTAACAAGTTTGATTTTGAAGATATTTTAAGATGGAACATGTCTAAATTTTGGAAACATGTTGATTTTCTCATCCCTGAAGATAAAAAAGTTCAAATCACAGAGGAAGAAGCAAATATTAGATCAACCAATTCAATGAACGCTTTAAGCAAAATACAAATGAAACAGGTAAACAAAGACAAATAAACTACTTTTTTTTATTAAAGAATAACCACCAAATAATAAATCCCAGACCTAAAAGACCTATTGGGAAAAAAGCAATAGCAGTAAGTAAACCAACAAATATTAAAAAAATTTTTCCTACAAGTTTAATACTAAAAAAAGTAGCACCCTTTACATCAATATGCGTTTCCATTTTACGCCCTACATCACTTTCTTTAAGGAATTTATCTTCTTCATTTTGATCCAAACTACCTTTAAATTTTAGAGTACTTCCACATTCACAATTATTATCAAAATCTGCAGGTAATTCTCCTTCTTGGAGTTCATAATATTTGTTACATTTTTCACAAACCAAATAACTCATTATATCAATTTCCATTTTTACTTTGGAATTATTCTTATTTAAATTATCATATTATTTTTTTACATATTAATTTGCTATTTTAATTTTATTTGGAGGAATCTTTATCTCAGATACACAACAACTAGGAATCGAAGTTTTAGCAGAGGTTCAATCTGCTATCGAAGATTTAACTAACTTATTAAACACTATTAATGAATTTCCTAGTGATAAAGTTACATCTATTGATATTCAAACAGAAAATGTTGAAGCGATAACTACTGTTAAAGAAGATTTAGCAGGTATTGTAGATAAGACCGTTGATGTAACAACTGATGTTGATGAAACAGAACTTAAGAGTTTAGAATCTGAACTAACAAGTATTCCTGATAAAACAGTGGATGTGGATACATCTGTTGATGAAACAGAACTTAAGAGTTTAGAATCTGAACTAACAAGTATTCCAGATAAAACGGTAGATGTAGCTACTTCTATTGATGATTTAAATTTACAAAATCTTCAGAGTGAATTGAATAGTATTCCAGATAAAAATATTAATGTTGATATTACTGATTCGGGAATGAATGAAGTATCAACGGATGTAAATAATTTATCAACAGATTTAGAGGATGCAGGAACAAGTGCTGAAAAGTTAGGTACTGATATTGATAATATAGATCCAACTTCCATTAAACAGACAGATGAAGCAGTAACAGAATTAGATGCAGATTTGGGAGGAGTTAGTGGGGGAATGAATGATACCACGGCCTCAACTGATAATGCTAAAGGTTCAATGAGTAGTTTTACAGGAGTACTGGCAGGACTTGGTATTGGTGCATTTATTTCTCAGGCAGTATCTGGTGCAGGTAGATTTGAAGATAGTTGGACTCGGATGGGTACAGCGTTAGGAGATTTTGGATTATCAGGAGATGGTGTTAAAGAGAAATGGGGCAGTACTATAAGTAGTATTACCAGTTCTACTGGACGTGGAGCAGGGGATGTGAGAGAATTTTTTACCCAGATGGGAATTGCAGGAATCACTAATGCAGATATATTAACTGCAGGATTTGGAACCATATCTGGAGCAGCATTTATTACAGGTAAAGATATTGGTGCTATTGAGAATACTTATCAGCGTGTTGTTGCTGCAGGAACATTTAATTCACGTACTATTAAACAATTAGGATTAAATGATCAGGATGTTTATAAGGCAACTGGTAAAAGTGTTGCCCAAGTTGCTGAAGAAATGAAGACTATGGATTCTAATCAGAGAGCAGCATATCTTAATGGTATTATGTTTTCTAAATATGGATCTGATGCTAATGAGGCATATAAAAATTCATGGCAACATGTAAATGATCAACTAACTCGTTCAGGAGAATTCTTATTAAGGGTAATTGGAGGGCTAATATTACCCCTTGTTGTACCTGCCTTAAATGTCGTAAGTGGAGTTCTAGGAACTATTGCAGGTACTATTGATAAAATGAATGGTCCTTTGGGTAATGCTGCCAAACTTGTTTTAGGCGGGGTTGTAGCATTTGGGGCGTTAGTTGCTATTATCGTTGGTTTGTCCTCCGTTTATAGAGTTTTACAAATTGAACAAGCATTGATGATGACCCGTCAATTATTATCTACTGCTTATACTTATGCACAAACTGCAGCCCAGGCCGCATATGCTCTTGCTACTGAAGGAGTAAGTGGAGCATTAGCTGTTTTACGTGGCGTAACAACATTAGAAATAGGAACTGCTGCAGCACATGCAACAGCAATTAATGGAACAACTATTGCACAGAATGAAGGAAGACTTGCAACAATAGGTGCAAGTTTAGCTAGAGCTGAGAACACAGTTCAAACCGGATTATCAACAGCCGCCACAACACTTTTAACAGCTGCTACATCTGCTTATAATTTTGCTACAGGTGGAAGTGTACTCTCAACAGTAGGAGCTGGAGCGTCTAGACTTGCTTTGGCCGTTGCAAGTGGTGCTGCAACTATAGCAACCGGTGCTTTATCAATTGCTACTGGTATTTTGAACGTAATAATGGATGCAAACCCGATTATGTTAATTGTTTTGGCTTTAGCTGCTTTAGTTGCTGGTTTAATTTGGGCTTATAACAATGTTAAACCTGTTCATGATGCTGTTAATTGGCTTTGGGGATTACTTACTAGCTTTTGGTCTTGGATGACTGGTAGTGCTGGGTCGGGGGATATTTGGAATTGGTTATGGAAGGGTGTTAAATTTGCTTGGGATATGGTAACTCTTCCATTGACAATAGGGAGAATATTAATTGAAACTTTTATTAACTGGCTTACAGGTGGAGCGGGAGCATCTGGTATTTGGGATTGGATCTGGAAAGGATTGCAAGGTGCATGGGATAACATATATAATTTCTTCCAAGAACTTGCAAATTTCTTAATTGGTCTTCCTGCTAACATGAACAAGTGGGGTCATGACATAATTCTTGGATTAATTAACGGTATTATAAATGCCATACCGGGATTAAGACAAGCATTATCTGCTATTGGTTTAAATTTCCCACAATCCCCACCAAAAGAAGGACCATTAGCAGCCGTTACAGAGGATGGTGCGGAAAGTTGGACTTCTGGTATTGCGGGTGCAATGAGTAAAGGGTTATCTAAATTTAGTTTAAGTAATATTTCAAAACTTCCTTCATTATCTAATATTCCCTCTACATCTGCAGCTGTAAATAATGCAAATTCACCACAGATGACATTACATGTTGATGAAGGAGCGGTTGTAATTAAAGGAAATGCAGATAAAGATGTTATAAAGAATGCTGGAACAATCCTAGGAGAAAGCATATCCGATTCAATTTTAGAAGGATATGTTTCCAAAGGTGGTAAACCGATGGTAATGATGAGGAAGTGAATATCTATGGGAAAATATGATAACTGGCTAATCAATGGAGTACATCCAAAATGGATTGTAAGTGTGGATAAAAAACTTCCTAAAATAACACTACATTGTGCATCACAACCAGGACCTGAATTTGAAGATGCTCAAGATGAAATAGAATTATTTGAACAAATTGCATGTAACACCATTAACAATAAACCCTTGATAAATGGGGGAACAGACCTACAAACAAGCATAGACGGCAAAGTAGTAACAATCACTGATGGAATCCACACATGGGATGGTGCTATTGAGTATACGGTTCCAACAATAGATGATACTTCTG from Methanobacterium spitsbergense includes:
- a CDS encoding Ig-like domain-containing protein is translated as MPPISQEQVLMQQNFDVYLGDKYTRVALTGLIDGTNTDFYLTENYYPIYPGELRITPTVDDIVIETEKDDVYTTVAFASLLTTRDDYGNEVFAGVRLAEAPEAASVDSVVGTGRAQFAPVVCQSFEMPTKQKMDDVEGIGTTDVIYGFGSIKQTFKADLITSKNTILISKRLFYISDTTGDEVEPGFDAGEMVNAPKILSGFMAITDPQDETIILGFYKFEQVMISPDTPGIKQGKAGDLKLEATIGAKPRLLTPQVEGSTKSRTRMTMTPKSASAGAAITNLTAVLEDGEGNLISGKSITFIVDGVSAGTATTNSSGIATLATYTPSPALTADSYTLIAEFLGDTAYAPSNDSSVLVLS